GGCGCTCGCACTCGTCCTGCTTGCACCCACAAGTGCGCTGGCGATCTCGCGCGACTCCGTGCTCGCCCGCGCACAGAGCTGGGTCGACGCGCCCGTGAAGTACAGCCAGTCCAAGCACTACCTCGGCTACCGAACCGACTGCTCGGGCTACGTCTCGATGTGCTGGAAGACCGGCACGTCATGGTCGACGAGCTCGTTTCACGCCGTCACCTACAAGATCAAGACGTCCCAGCTCAGGCCCGGCGACGCGATGCTGAAGAAGGGCTACCACATCCGCCTGTTCTACGGCTGGGTCGACGATGCGCACACGCAGTACGTCGCCTACGAGGCCAATACGATGGTGGCCGTCTGCCGCATCCACTCGATCGCCGACGACCTCCACGCCAAGTACGTCCCGACCCGCTACAAGAAGATCTCCGGCAACGTGACCGCCACCAACCTGCTGAAGAACTCGAACTTCAACACGTGGGCGCAGTCGTGGGGCAGCCAGCCGCAGCTTCCCGTCTGGTGGCAGGTCGACGGGCCGAGGTGGCAGACCCTCGTAGCGCATCGCCTGGACGTCTTCCGCTCGACACACAACGCGCTGCAGCTCATCAACCCCAGCGACGACCCGACGGAGTACACGGTGCTCTCGCAGTCGGCACCAGTGGCCGCAGGCGCGGGCTATCGGCTCACCGCTTGGGCCACAAACGCGACGGACCCGCACGGGCTCGAACTGTGGCTGACCTACCTCGACGCAAGCGGTCAGCCGCTCGCCCAGACCAACACAGCGGGCGATGCGGCGGGTATCGGCAGCTCAGGGTTCACGTCGATGTCGCTTGCCTCCACAGCGCCGAGCAGCGCTGTCAGCGCGGTCGCCAGCGTACGACTCGCCGGTAGTGAGGACACGAGCACGGCGGGTGGCTACGCCGGTGGTAGCTCGGCGCTCCTCGACGACATCACGCTGCTGCGTCAGTAGGTCGCGCGGCGCTACTTGGGCGTGAACGTGCTGTATGCGCAGCCCAGGCCGTTGTCGCCCGTAACCATCACGGCGACGAGGCACGTCTTGCCCGAGCATGCGGTGCCGATCGTTCGCGTCACCGACGCGGTGCCGAAGATCCCGGTCGTGCTCTGGTCCTCGTACTGCCGTCCGCCGAGCACCCAGGTGACGTTGACGTTGGCGTTGGGCAACGGCAGCCCGCTGTCGTCGACGGCACTCACGTCGATGCTCAACGGCTGAACCACCGAGATATCGGCTGGCGCGTTGACCTCGCGGACCTGCGCCTCCCACTGCTGCCAGTCGTTGCTGTCCCACTGCGAGCCCGCCTGGGCACTGGCGTCCATGTTGATGGTGGGGGCGACGGGCTTCACGGCGGTCTCGCCATACGCAGCCGCCGGGGAGATGCGAATCGTCTGCGGTGGCTGTCCGGGTGAGCTGCCGGCAAGCAGCACGGCGGTCACGGCCAACATGAGCAGCATCTTTCGCCCGCTGAGCGTCGGCTGCAAAGTTGGTGAGTATCGTGGCGTGATCCCTGAGCCAAACATCCGCTTCCCCCAAGCAGAGTGCTGTAGTGCTGGGGTTATCGGACACTCTTGTCGGGAGCATTAGCCCTGGGGGGCGAGGCCGCCTGGCGCGGGGCCTAGATGGAGCTGGGGCCTCGGTACGACTCGCAGCGTGCGACCTTGCCGCCGTAGTCGTGGACCACCAGCTCGGTCTGCGTGAGCTTGGCCAGATCGCGACCGGCCTGCTCGGCGGCCTCTCTGGTGCGGTGCTGCGAGCGCAGCACTAGCTCGTGCTCGACCTTCACGGCCCACGTGGGGTTGTGGTAGACGACCTGAACGACCGGGGTTGAATACATCGGGACTCCAAAGCCTTCTTTGCGGGGTCGATCCTTCGCGGGTGCGTGCCAGCACGGAGTGAGGCCGCGACGATTGCGCAGTTGTATTGGGAAGCATGATGCATCCCGTGCTACACCGTGACCCAGTGGTACACAAGCGAAACGCCGGATTATCGGCAAGGAAGTTGTTGCTTGGTGACGCCCGTCACCAAATCCGGAAGTTTTGCACCGCCGAGGCGGACGGCAGGAAAATCCCGGAGCCGCCGCAGACCACATAGGTGCGCCATCTTCCGGTCGGCAGAGTCGTCCGGATCAGCAGGGGCCCCGAACTTGCGGCCGTCATTCTGAATGTGGCCCGCTGGCGCCAATACCAGACCTTGACCTTCTTTCGCCTTCCCTTGACCTTCTTGACCACGGTCTTCTGCTCGTAGTGCGACAGGTACGCCACGCAGACCGTCGACGACGCGGCCGAGCCCGGCGACAGTGTCGCCGCAATCGAGGCGGGCGCACCGCTCGCGGTGGAGTCTTGCGACACCACCGGCATCGTCAGCCGAGTCACGGCCCGCGGTGTGGGTCGCATGCGGACCATCGCCGTAGCCGCCGCCGAGACCACAACGCCGCCCTTGGCAAGCGTGATATAGCGCGGGCTCGTAACCGTCACGCTGTACGTGCCGGGAGTGATTCGGGCCGCGACGAACGAACCGTCAGTGGCGGTGGGAACCGGCTGGCGCGACCCAATCTGAACGAACGCTCCGGATACGGGCGCACCCGTGACAGCGTCGGTCACGACGCCGGCGACGTGGCCGAAGAAGTCCACGCCACTCTTGCTCGCACGCAGGATCGCGCCTGACTCGCCAACGGCCCAGCCCGACTTCGCGTCGGAGAAAGCGACCGACGCCAACGCGCCGACGGCTGGAGTCGTGGCAAGCGTCCACGTGTATCCGCCGTCGGTGGTGTGGATGACCGTGCCGGCCTCAGTGACGGCCCAGCCGGTGTTCACGTTGGGGAACGCCACCGAGGTGAGCGTGCCCGTTGCAGGCGTCGAGACGCGCGTCCAAGTCGCGCCGCCGTCGCCGGTGCGCATCACCGTAGCTGCCGCGCCTACGGCCCACCCGTCGGTCGCGCTCGGGAACGCTACCGAGCGCAGCGTCGCTGTTGCCGGCGTGGAGACGGCAGCCCAGGTCGAGCCGCCGTCGGTGGTGAGCAGCACGGCGCCCGCTTCACCCACGGCACAGGCGGCCCCCGCGCTCGCGTACGCCACGGAGCTCAGCGCGCCCGTCGCCGGGGGCACCAAAGCGCTCGTCCAGCTCGAGCCGCAGTCGGCCGTGCGCAAGATCGTGCCGGCGTCGCCCACCGCAAGTCCGTCTGTCGCGCCGAGGCAGGCGACGCCGCGGAGCGTGGTCGTGGCTGGCGCCGACGCCGTGGTCCAGGTCGAGCCTGTGTCGCTAGTGCGTGCGATCTCGCCGCCGTCGCCCACTGCGATGCCAGCGCCAGAGCCGGTGAACGCGACGGCGTCCAGCGCGCCGGTCGCGGGCACCGACGCGGTCGTCCAGGTCGAGCCTCCGTCGGCGGTGCGCAAGGCCACCCCGGCGTCGCCCACGGCCAGACCTGTGCTCGCGTCGCGGAAGGCGACGCCGCGCAATGTAGCCGTCGTAGATGCCGACTGCGGCGTCCACGCAACTTCACCGACCGGCGCGTAGCCCCACTGCCCGATGTCGTCGGCGCGAAGGAAGTTGGAGTCGTAGTCGATTCCGAGGCCGCCGTTGAACCGGTGAGCCGTCTGGTACAGCACCGCCTGCGGAAGCACTTTGCCGCCCGACCACGCCTCGGTTTGCCATGCCTTGGTCGCATACCCGCTCTTCAGCGCCGAGGCGCACACAGGGTAGCTGCCGTAGATGCCGACATGGTCGGCGCCTAGCACCGATGCCGCACCGCGCAGGCACGCATTGACGGCTGCATAGTTGTGGGTGGCCGTGTCGCACGCGAAGTAGACGAAAGGCTTGCGCGGCCCGCCGCACTTGATGATGGCGGCGCGTGCCGTCTTGGCTGCCGAGACGCCGGCCTTTCGACCGGCGAGCATCCACGTCGCTTTGGTCTCGTAGACGGCCGCAATGTCGATGCCCTGCGCACGCAGCGTGTCGGCCTCCTTGCGCGTGAGCGACTTCCACTGCTTCGCGCCCACGTAGCGCACGACGACGCCCATGTCCGCGCGCCTCAGCCTCGCGGCCACCGAAGTCGAGGTCCCGCCGGTGTAGTCGACGACCTGCGAGCCGGGAGCCGTCTGCGCCGGCGCCGTGGTCGCAAGCTGCAACACCGGAACGGGGGCCGCGAACGCCGAGACGGGCATCGCCTGCAGCCCAACAACCGCTATGAGCAGGCCCGCGAGCGTCGCTCGGCCCACGCGCGCGGCGATACGCCGTGACCGTCGCAGGCTTGCGATGGCGCGTTGATAAGCTCGAGCCGATCCCATGTTCACACCCTGTCGAAGTCGTTCTTGGACCGAACGAGACGTTGTGGACTTCCGAGATTCGCCGGTGGCTTCGTGCTTCGGCACACGATACCGGGCGCAGCAGGCCCGCGCCATGGAAAGTGATGCCAGTTCGGCATCAGATCGCGCACGCGTCGTAGGCCTCCAAGATGCGGTCCATCTCGGCGTTGATGGACGTGTCGATGCACCTGCGGCGCTCGTCGGCGGCGAACCAATCCAGCGTTTGGCGGATGCCCTCTCGCAGTGGAATGGTGGCTTGAAAGCCCGGAACGGCCGACTTGATCTTGGCGTTGTCGAACACCACACTCCACGACTTGTCGCCCAGCAGCGTGCCGGACAGGTTCGGTGCCACACGCGCGATGAAGTCCGAGGGGATGTGGACGATGTTGGGCTCGGCGCCGAGCTCCTCGGCGATGGTGCAGTAGATCTGCTCCCACGTGAGCACCTCGTCGGTGGTGATGTGGAACGCCTGGCCAATCGCCCGCTCGCTGCCGAGCAACCCGAGCAGCCCGCACGTGAGGTCCTCGGCGTGGGTGACTACGAAGAGCGAACTGCCGTCGCCGTGCACGATGATCCGGCGACCACGGACGAGGCGGTCGGCGAGCGTGTAGCAGCCCCAGCCGCCGATCGCGATAGGCAGGTTGGTGTCGTAGGTGAGCGACGGGCGCACGATGGTCGCTGGGAAGCCTTCGTCGCGGCAGGCGCGCATCACACGCTCCTCGCAGGCGATCTTGTCGCGCGAGTACTGCCAGTAGGGATTGCGAAGCGGTGTCTCCTCGGTGATGAGGTAGCTCGATGGTGGCTTCTCGTATGCGGAAGCCGAGCTGATGAAGACGTACTGTCCGACACGTCCGCGGAACAGCTCCACGTCTCGTTCCACGTCATCGGGCACGAACGCGACCCAGTCGACGACGACATCGAACTGGCGGCCGCGCAGCATCTCGCGAACCGCCAGCGTGTCGTGAATGTCCGCGGTCAGGGAATGACTCCCAGGTAGGTGCGCGATGCGCGAACCGCGGTTGAGCACGTAGACGTCGTGGCCGTTGGCGATGGCCAAGCGGCTTGCCGCAGCGCTGATGAAGCCGGTGCCCCCGATAAACAGGACTTTCATGGCGACTCGGCCCCCTTCTCCGGCACTTTCGCGATGTGGGCAGGAGCGAAGCCGGCCTCTGCTTTCCCGTAGACTAGACGGCCCGTTCGGTGTGACATCGCACAGGCCTTGCCCGGCTTATGAAGACCGGCGTGCGCCCGGGACTCGTTGCCGCTACTTCACCTGTACCGTCCTGACCAGACTCTTAGAGGAGAGATACGTCGTCGACGTGACGACGCCACCTGAGTACCTGGCGACGAAGCGCCACTTTCCCCTGTAGCCCGGCTTGAAGCTGTAGCTGAACTTGCCGTTGACGACGGACACGTTCGCAGAGCCGGCGCTTCGCCATTTCTTGCCGACCAGCCGAGTCCTCGTGACGGTGACCTGGCCAGTGACCGTCGCCGGCAAGACGATGCCGGTCAAGGTCAGCTTGCGCTTCAGCTTGGATTTCGACGGCCCGGCCAGCTTCGTGGTCGTGCCGACAGTGATCTGTGCGGGCAGCGGCGGCGGAGGCGGCGAGACGACAGTGAACGCGGCGCTCACGTCGCGCTCGTTGCCAGCCAGGTCAAAGGCGCGCGCGTAGACGGTGTGGGCGCCAAGAACGCTCGTGGTCAGCTGCGTCACCGTGACAAACGAGCCGCCATCAAGCCGCATGTCGACGTGGTCCAGGCCCGAGAGCGCATCGGTGGCCGTCGCGTCGATGGTGGCCGCCGAGACGTAGGTCGCCGTGGCGTCCAGGGTCAGCGCCGGCGCCGTCTTGTCGAGGCGGACGGTGGCGGCCTTGGGGGTCTCGGCGTTGCCAGAGGCGTCGACCGACCAGTAGGTCAGTGCGTGAACACCCTCTGTCGAGAGCGTGACGGTGGTGGTGTAGGAGTGCTGCACGGCGTCAAGCGTGTAGTAGGTCGCCGCCACTCCGGAGCCACCTGCGTTGTCGGTGGCGTGCAGGCCGAGGGCCACATTTGCGTGGTCCCAGCCGGCGCCGTTGGGCGTTGGCGTGGCGATCAGTGTCGTGGTGGGGGCAGTGGTGTCAGGCGGAGGGCTCACGACAAGAGTCACTGGCACGCTCAGCGGGGTGTTGTCGGCGCCGGTGGCAGCGAGAACGATGTTGCCGTGGTATGTCCCGGCTGCGAGCGACGCCGGGGTCACAGACACCGAGGTGAAGGCCCCGCTGCCGCCTGACGCGGGCGAGCACGACAGCCACGCCGGTGAGTCGGATGCGGCACTCCAGCTCAAGACTCCGCCGGCCGTGTTGGTGATCGTGATCGGCTGCGCCGCGGGCGTACTACCTCCGACTGTGTAGTTGAACGTCAGCGAGTTGCTGGACGGCGAGATATGAGGGAGCGTGCCGGGTGCCCCAACGACGAAGCTCGTGCCGCCTGCAGATAGCCCCGAAGCCTGCGCGACGACTGTGCTGTTCTGGACCATGTCGATGCCAGTGTTCTGCCACGAAGCGCCGCTGATCGGACCGTTGGTGCCACCGATCGTCGTGTTGCATCCCGTAAAGGTCACCGGTGTCGTCTGGGCAAGCTGGAGCACGCTGCCGGAAGAGGGCGCCTCATGAATCCACTCGGCGGAGTTGCGCGCCGCAGTTGACCCGAGATTCTGCTGTGTTGAAAATGACACGCCCGTCGTTTGGTCGGTCATGGATAGCGTGAACGTGTTGCCGCTGGCCCACTTGACCTCGGCGCTCATCACGTCGCCTGGATGGATGGTCATGGTGATCGAGTGGGACGCCCCGGGGTACATCTCCCACCACGCGTAGTACTGCGGTGCCCCGCCGATCCAGTTCTCCGAAGTGCCCAGCTGCTCGACCGACGAGCTCGAGTAGCCATCGATTCCAATCCAGTCGGCGCAGTAGCCGTTGGTGGCACCCCCGCTGACCGTGGGCACGACCCAGCTCCCGGTGACGTCGCTGACTGCATTGTTCGCTGGACTCGTCAGGCTGGTGGCGGACGCGTAGCCGGACCAGTTCGACGTCTGCACGTTTGCATTCACACCGAGTAGGGCTCCGGCGCCAGGTGGCGTGATGCGAATCATCGGCGCGGCTGTCTGATTCACTCCGGCGTCGCTACTCCCAATCGCCGCGCGCGCGCTTGCACCTGCTGGCATCGCCAGAAGCGCACAGCAGACTAGTCCGAACAAGGCGAGCGTCGTGAGTCGTCTCATCTGCGTCCTCTAGTCCGCGATCCAAGGGCGTATCGCATTTCAGTTCGTTCCGCGCATCCAGGCATCCTAGTCCGCC
This portion of the Coriobacteriia bacterium genome encodes:
- a CDS encoding DUF2188 domain-containing protein, producing the protein MYSTPVVQVVYHNPTWAVKVEHELVLRSQHRTREAAEQAGRDLAKLTQTELVVHDYGGKVARCESYRGPSSI
- a CDS encoding YCF48-related protein, with product MGSARAYQRAIASLRRSRRIAARVGRATLAGLLIAVVGLQAMPVSAFAAPVPVLQLATTAPAQTAPGSQVVDYTGGTSTSVAARLRRADMGVVVRYVGAKQWKSLTRKEADTLRAQGIDIAAVYETKATWMLAGRKAGVSAAKTARAAIIKCGGPRKPFVYFACDTATHNYAAVNACLRGAASVLGADHVGIYGSYPVCASALKSGYATKAWQTEAWSGGKVLPQAVLYQTAHRFNGGLGIDYDSNFLRADDIGQWGYAPVGEVAWTPQSASTTATLRGVAFRDASTGLAVGDAGVALRTADGGSTWTTASVPATGALDAVAFTGSGAGIAVGDGGEIARTSDTGSTWTTASAPATTTLRGVACLGATDGLAVGDAGTILRTADCGSSWTSALVPPATGALSSVAYASAGAACAVGEAGAVLLTTDGGSTWAAVSTPATATLRSVAFPSATDGWAVGAAATVMRTGDGGATWTRVSTPATGTLTSVAFPNVNTGWAVTEAGTVIHTTDGGYTWTLATTPAVGALASVAFSDAKSGWAVGESGAILRASKSGVDFFGHVAGVVTDAVTGAPVSGAFVQIGSRQPVPTATDGSFVAARITPGTYSVTVTSPRYITLAKGGVVVSAAATAMVRMRPTPRAVTRLTMPVVSQDSTASGAPASIAATLSPGSAASSTVCVAYLSHYEQKTVVKKVKGRRKKVKVWYWRQRATFRMTAASSGPLLIRTTLPTGRWRTYVVCGGSGIFLPSASAVQNFRIW
- a CDS encoding SDR family oxidoreductase translates to MKVLFIGGTGFISAAASRLAIANGHDVYVLNRGSRIAHLPGSHSLTADIHDTLAVREMLRGRQFDVVVDWVAFVPDDVERDVELFRGRVGQYVFISSASAYEKPPSSYLITEETPLRNPYWQYSRDKIACEERVMRACRDEGFPATIVRPSLTYDTNLPIAIGGWGCYTLADRLVRGRRIIVHGDGSSLFVVTHAEDLTCGLLGLLGSERAIGQAFHITTDEVLTWEQIYCTIAEELGAEPNIVHIPSDFIARVAPNLSGTLLGDKSWSVVFDNAKIKSAVPGFQATIPLREGIRQTLDWFAADERRRCIDTSINAEMDRILEAYDACAI
- a CDS encoding G1 family endopeptidase; the protein is MRRLTTLALFGLVCCALLAMPAGASARAAIGSSDAGVNQTAAPMIRITPPGAGALLGVNANVQTSNWSGYASATSLTSPANNAVSDVTGSWVVPTVSGGATNGYCADWIGIDGYSSSSVEQLGTSENWIGGAPQYYAWWEMYPGASHSITMTIHPGDVMSAEVKWASGNTFTLSMTDQTTGVSFSTQQNLGSTAARNSAEWIHEAPSSGSVLQLAQTTPVTFTGCNTTIGGTNGPISGASWQNTGIDMVQNSTVVAQASGLSAGGTSFVVGAPGTLPHISPSSNSLTFNYTVGGSTPAAQPITITNTAGGVLSWSAASDSPAWLSCSPASGGSGAFTSVSVTPASLAAGTYHGNIVLAATGADNTPLSVPVTLVVSPPPDTTAPTTTLIATPTPNGAGWDHANVALGLHATDNAGGSGVAATYYTLDAVQHSYTTTVTLSTEGVHALTYWSVDASGNAETPKAATVRLDKTAPALTLDATATYVSAATIDATATDALSGLDHVDMRLDGGSFVTVTQLTTSVLGAHTVYARAFDLAGNERDVSAAFTVVSPPPPPLPAQITVGTTTKLAGPSKSKLKRKLTLTGIVLPATVTGQVTVTRTRLVGKKWRSAGSANVSVVNGKFSYSFKPGYRGKWRFVARYSGGVVTSTTYLSSKSLVRTVQVK